A section of the Amblyomma americanum isolate KBUSLIRL-KWMA chromosome 2, ASM5285725v1, whole genome shotgun sequence genome encodes:
- the LOC144118393 gene encoding uncharacterized protein LOC144118393, which yields MNVKRILNEAREKIFEIDMSTKDLGIWKRLMLSRLLQECSWVNASDSEEEGDGKEKAGRKGTHKKSRKRIRSNKNRKITSGLREEFKDDPRASKRRMPNPSHEDKEEAGPSGLCTCDADASPRPPTLMKAGEINPSPEERLHLGGMAEPFDLGWILDQVSVAPLLAPIPDSDTML from the exons ATGAATGTGAAACGTATTTTGAACGAAGCCAGGGAGAAAATATTCGAGATTGACATGAGCACCAAAGACCTCGGCATCTGGAAACGCCTGATGCTGTCGCGCCTCCTTCAAGAGTGTTCGTGGGTCAACGCTAGCGATTCAGAAGAGGAAGGAGATGGCAAAGAAAAGGCCGGTCGCAAAGGCACTCACAAGAAATCCAGAAAACGCATCAGATCCAACAAGAACCGCAAGATTACCAGTGGACTGCGAGAGGAATTTAAAG ATGATCCCCGAGCTTCCAAGCGTCGTATGCCAAATCCCAGTCACGAGGACAAAGAAGAGGCCGGCCCCTCGGGACTCTGCACCTGCGATGCCGACGCCAGTCCTCGCCCACCTACGCTTATGAAAGCTGGAGAGATTAATCCAAGCCCGGAGGAGCGCCTTCATCTGGGCGGAATGGCCGAACCTTTCGACTTGGGCTGGATCTTGGACCAAGTCTCTGTTGCACCGCTGCTCGCTCCAATTCCCGACTCTGACACCATGTTATAG